In Acidimicrobiales bacterium, the genomic stretch GTAGAGGTCAAAGTGAGCATCAGAATCACGGTGATTGCGACTGAAGCGGCGGCCGTGATGACGACCGTCACGACATGGTGGCCTCTAGAGGCCAGGCTGAATACTGCGGTCACGGGCGGATCTCCCTCTTGTTCTCGATGGTCTTGGTTGATCAGATCTTGAAGATGTAGACCGAGCCGGCAACGGCCACGAGAGCCGTGGACCCGTAGAGGGCGGCCGTCGAACTGAACGCGCCGGTGTCGGAGCCTTGAAACTCGGTGACGAACCGCCAACCGTTGGCCGTGCGCTCGAACAGGTAGGCGCGGGCTCCAGGAGCGCCGCCGATGAGGGCGAGCGGCCCTGACAGCGCGACGGTTGTCGCGAAGCTTGCACCAGACGCTGAGTTCCCGGGTGTGAGCGGGATTGGGCTGGACCACCCTGACGGTGCCAGCTCAAGGATCTGGGCGGGTCCCAGGTTGTCCGCCTGTGAGGGCACGTCGTAGTTCCCAGGCGTGGTTACCAAGAGCGTCCCGGTCGATAGGGCCAGGTATTGACCGAAGCCGGACGCTGCTGTTAGCGATTGAGCAGCTGTCAGCTCATTTGTCTGGCGCCATCCGGTCGCCTCGCGATCGAACACGTACAACTCGCCGTAGTGGTGCGAAGCGGCCCCGACGACGGCCGAGTCGCCCGATACGGCCACCGCCGAACCGAACTGATCCCCCACAGTCGTGTCCGATCCGACGATCTCCTGAGCCTGGACCCACCGGTCGCCCGAACCGGAGAAGATATAGGCACGCCCAGCGCCTTGACCGTAGCCTGGGGCGGTGACGACCACGGTGTTGCCGGACATGGCGACCTCCGTACCGAACTGATCCTGTGTAGAGGTCCCCGATCCCTTCAGTTCCGCGACCTGCCTCCAGCTGCCCCGCTCGTTGACGAATACGTATGCCCTCCCGCCGCCATGGCCGGGTGCGCCAACGACAACGGTGCCGCCTGAGATGGCGACCGCTGAGCCGAACTGGTCAACGGGGGAGGCGTCAGAACCCTGGAGGACCGCGATCTGTTTCCAGCCGCCCCTCGACGCGCTGAACAGGTAAGCCCGCCCACCTCCCGGACCTGGCGCGCCGACGACGGCCGTTGTCTGCGAAAGCGCGACGGAAGGTCCGACAGGATCGCTGCGTGTTTGATCAGGTACTCGCAACGTCGCGATCAGTCTGGGGACCGCGATCTCGAT encodes the following:
- a CDS encoding FG-GAP repeat protein; the protein is MTRLEEQLRQLSSAPPVRPRAPMEHIARRARQLTWRRRAVAGVAVIAVAAVAVPLTLTSRGPSKATQLQVEGGIEIAVPRLIATLRVPDQTRSDPVGPSVALSQTTAVVGAPGPGGGRAYLFSASRGGWKQIAVLQGSDASPVDQFGSAVAISGGTVVVGAPGHGGGRAYVFVNERGSWRQVAELKGSGTSTQDQFGTEVAMSGNTVVVTAPGYGQGAGRAYIFSGSGDRWVQAQEIVGSDTTVGDQFGSAVAVSGDSAVVGAASHHYGELYVFDREATGWRQTNELTAAQSLTAASGFGQYLALSTGTLLVTTPGNYDVPSQADNLGPAQILELAPSGWSSPIPLTPGNSASGASFATTVALSGPLALIGGAPGARAYLFERTANGWRFVTEFQGSDTGAFSSTAALYGSTALVAVAGSVYIFKI